The genomic stretch CTTTTAATGGATTTATTTAAATCCTAGAAATGATACCAAAGACCGAAACTCAAAGAGCTCATGTTCGTATTAACACTGAACTGAGAATCAGTATCAGCTCCGTCAGCACTAACACTTGTGTAATCTAACAAGCCCATTTCAGCATTGATAGACCATTTGTCTGAAAGCATGTAAGAAATCCCTGGAGAAAGAGTGACATTTAAAGTATTTACAGAGAAATCAGTTGTTCCATCGTCAACTTTTGCAGTACCATAACCAACTCCGGGAGCTAAGTAAAAGTAGAAATTGTCATTTTTCCAGCAATGGCGATATTGTACACCAATACCAAAACCTGAAGTTGTAACTTCTGGGTTAGCTGTTTTGTCTTTTTCAGAGCTAAATCCAACGCTTCCAACAATTGCAGCATTGTCATTTAACCAATAACCAAGACTTGGCCCAATATTAAAAGAACTGTGGTGATCGTTGGAAGAGAAACCAAGATCAATACCACCAAACATCTTGCTTTGTGCAAAGCTACCAATGCTCAAAGCGAACATAAACAGAAAAGAAAGAAAAAGTTGTTTTTTCATAATGTGCAAGTTTTGCATGTTTAAAATAGGTTTAATACTCCGCAATTTTAACAATTAAATGTTCTTGCACAAAACTTTTTATGAAAAATTTTTATAGGTGTTACTGGCTGCTATTCAGGCAGGAGTGGAAAATGCAGCTTGCCGGAGTCAAAATAAATGCAAGTAATTGATTAACTAAAGATTAGGAAATACATTTTAAGAAGAAGACGGATAATTGGAAACGAGCAATTTTTCCTGTTGAAACCTGTCTATGGCCAATTGGATGAGCCGATCAATCAGATTTGCATAGGAAATACCTGAATATTCCCACATCTTGGGGTACATGCTTATTGCTGTAAAACCAGGCATTGTGTTGATCTCATTCACGAATATATCCCCTTGGTCGGTAAGGAAAAAATCAACCCTGCTAAGTCCCTCGCATTCCAAAACTTCAAAAACCCTGATAGCCAATTCCTGTATCTTTTGGGTTTGTTCTTCCGAAATTCGGGCTGGAATTTCGATTTGAGCTCCTTTTTCGTCGAGGTATTTGGCTTCATAGGAATAAAAGGCGTGGCTAGGGATGATTTCACCAGGTATGGAAGCTATAGGCTTTTCATTGCCTAAAACTCCGCATTCAATCTCCCGGCCTATAATATTTGCTTCGATGACAATCTTCCGGTCAAAGGAGTAAGCCAATTGCAAAGCTTTTTCAAATTCATCTTTGGTTTGAACCCTGGAGATACCTACAGAGGATCCTAAATTTGCTGGTTTAACAAATAGGGGCAGTCCAAGTTTTTCAGCTATCGTTTCAAATTCCGGAAACGGATCTGTTTTGCGAAAAGCGAGATAATCACCTATGGGTATAGCTGCATCCCGCAAAAGTCGCTTCATGATATCTTTGTCCATTCC from Saprospiraceae bacterium encodes the following:
- a CDS encoding porin family protein, translated to MKKQLFLSFLFMFALSIGSFAQSKMFGGIDLGFSSNDHHSSFNIGPSLGYWLNDNAAIVGSVGFSSEKDKTANPEVTTSGFGIGVQYRHCWKNDNFYFYLAPGVGYGTAKVDDGTTDFSVNTLNVTLSPGISYMLSDKWSINAEMGLLDYTSVSADGADTDSQFSVNTNMSSLSFGLWYHF
- the ddlA gene encoding D-alanine--D-alanine ligase, whose translation is MDRNKLKIGILFGGKSAEHEISIQSAKNIMEALDPSKYDVVLIHIDKNGRWQSIPDRQRLDEVKTGMSISTPENSTQVVLPPQSSGNMFPVGNNMANEKIDVIFPILHGPFGEDGTVQGLLKLADLPFVGPGVLGSAVGMDKDIMKRLLRDAAIPIGDYLAFRKTDPFPEFETIAEKLGLPLFVKPANLGSSVGISRVQTKDEFEKALQLAYSFDRKIVIEANIIGREIECGVLGNEKPIASIPGEIIPSHAFYSYEAKYLDEKGAQIEIPARISEEQTQKIQELAIRVFEVLECEGLSRVDFFLTDQGDIFVNEINTMPGFTAISMYPKMWEYSGISYANLIDRLIQLAIDRFQQEKLLVSNYPSSS